A stretch of Vannielia litorea DNA encodes these proteins:
- a CDS encoding aspartate kinase, protein MTHTVEKIGGTSMDRIHELRDTLILGGRGTEGLYGRVFVVSAFGGITNLLLEHKKTGEPGVYAAYARDDDALGEGWEARLSAVAEAMRGANARVLDHGEDRATADAFVDDRIQGARTSLLNLRRLCRHGHFRLSENLAHTRELLAGLGEAHSAHVTTLLLQRAGVKARFIDLSGWRDEGGLDLAERITTGLKGVDVAREMPIVTGYAQCREGLMSEFDRGYSEVTFSQLAALTGAREAIIHKEFHLSSADPNLVGPGAARKLGRTNYDVADQLSNLGMEAIHPKAAKTLRQAEVPLRVTNAFEPEDPGTLIDDHPAESPAVEIVTGLKLYAFELFEQDMVGVKGYDAAILEALTRHRVRIVSKVSNANTITHYVDTSPKVLRRVEKDLAARYPSAEISARAVAIASAIGRDLAGLSVLTRGLQAIAGAGLEAIGATQGPRNVDVQFVLERDDLDPAISALHHALVEAGSERLARAA, encoded by the coding sequence ATGACCCATACGGTTGAAAAGATCGGCGGCACCTCGATGGACCGAATTCACGAGCTGCGCGACACGCTCATCCTTGGAGGGCGCGGCACGGAGGGGCTTTATGGCCGGGTCTTCGTGGTCTCGGCCTTCGGCGGCATCACCAACCTGCTGCTGGAGCACAAGAAGACCGGCGAGCCCGGTGTCTATGCCGCCTATGCCCGCGACGACGACGCCTTGGGCGAGGGCTGGGAGGCGCGGCTGAGCGCCGTGGCCGAGGCCATGCGCGGCGCCAACGCCCGCGTGCTGGACCACGGCGAGGACCGTGCCACGGCGGATGCCTTCGTGGACGACCGCATCCAGGGCGCGCGCACCAGCCTGCTGAACCTGCGCCGGCTCTGCCGCCACGGGCACTTCCGGCTGTCGGAGAACCTCGCGCACACCCGCGAATTGCTGGCCGGGCTGGGCGAGGCGCATTCGGCCCATGTCACCACACTGCTGCTGCAGCGCGCCGGGGTGAAGGCGCGGTTCATCGACCTTTCGGGCTGGCGCGATGAGGGCGGGCTGGACCTGGCCGAGCGGATCACCACCGGGCTCAAGGGCGTTGACGTTGCCCGCGAGATGCCCATCGTCACCGGCTACGCGCAATGCCGCGAAGGGCTGATGAGCGAGTTCGACCGGGGCTATTCGGAAGTGACCTTCTCGCAGCTTGCCGCGCTCACCGGCGCCCGCGAAGCGATCATTCACAAGGAGTTCCACCTCTCCTCGGCCGATCCCAACCTGGTCGGGCCGGGTGCTGCCCGCAAGCTCGGGCGCACCAATTACGACGTGGCCGACCAGCTTTCGAACCTCGGGATGGAGGCGATCCACCCCAAGGCGGCCAAGACCCTGCGCCAGGCCGAGGTGCCGCTGCGGGTGACCAATGCCTTCGAGCCGGAAGACCCCGGCACGCTGATCGACGACCACCCCGCCGAGAGCCCGGCGGTGGAGATCGTCACCGGGCTGAAGCTCTATGCCTTCGAGCTCTTCGAGCAGGACATGGTGGGCGTGAAGGGCTACGACGCCGCAATCCTCGAGGCGCTGACCCGCCACAGGGTGCGGATCGTCTCGAAGGTCTCCAACGCCAACACCATCACCCATTACGTCGACACCTCGCCCAAGGTGCTGCGCCGGGTCGAGAAGGACCTCGCCGCGCGCTACCCCTCTGCCGAGATCTCGGCACGGGCCGTGGCCATCGCCTCGGCCATCGGGCGCGATCTGGCGGGCCTTTCGGTGCTGACGCGGGGCCTTCAGGCGATTGCCGGGGCGGGGCTGGAGGCCATCGGCGCCACCCAGGGCCCGCGCAACGTGGATGTTCAGTTCGTGCTCGAGCGCGATGACCTCGACCCGGCCATCTCGGCGCTGCATCATGCGCTGGTGGAGGCGGGATCGGAGCGCCTGGCCCGCGCCGCCTGA
- a CDS encoding TRAP transporter permease: protein MRLAAFLLATVLVVFHLGLVFSGLVPNLISRPVHLALALPWILLVPGQSGWRRISGIALTVVGVGAALWVALSSERLGDQYGFIESGFQVAVAVVLLGVVLEAARRAIGWPLPLVALLALLYGLFGQHIPGEFGHSGTPLRSFLGTLTIAEGGIWGSLTGVSVNVVAIFVIFGAVLNAGEAGQGFMNLASAAAGRLRGGAAKVSVLSSALFGSISGSASANVASTGAITLPAMTRLGYPKRLAAAVEAVASSGGQIMPPLMGAGAFVMVELTGVPYTQIMAAALLPAILYFVAVWIGVDAYASRYDLKGIDASEAPGWREVLVTSAFFAIPFAVLLVGLFVIRVTPQYAASLAILAAFALLFFNARGLGSWRGTAERIESAFVNAARQVSMIAAIIICASIIIGVLAITGLGVKITSLILSGAGGMLWPALLLTALACLVLGMEVPTTAAYVICVSVAGPALRELGLDLLQAHLFVFWFALLSTITPPVCGAVFIAAGMIGENWLKVAVTAMTLGFGLYIIPLAMIANPALIGLTATPFLAIVTALQIALALGLMSLGLIRRRLGPWRLVLIAVGLLVVFARPLLGL from the coding sequence ATGCGCCTCGCTGCCTTCCTGCTGGCGACCGTCCTGGTCGTATTCCATCTCGGTCTCGTGTTTTCGGGGCTGGTGCCCAACCTGATCTCGCGCCCGGTGCACCTGGCCCTTGCCCTGCCGTGGATCCTGCTGGTCCCGGGGCAGTCCGGGTGGCGGCGCATCAGCGGCATCGCCCTCACGGTGGTGGGGGTCGGCGCGGCGCTCTGGGTCGCACTCTCGAGCGAGCGGCTGGGCGACCAGTACGGCTTCATCGAGTCGGGCTTCCAGGTGGCCGTGGCGGTGGTGCTGCTCGGCGTCGTGCTCGAGGCGGCGCGCCGGGCCATCGGCTGGCCGCTGCCGCTGGTGGCGCTCCTGGCGCTGCTCTACGGCCTCTTCGGCCAGCATATTCCGGGCGAGTTCGGCCATTCCGGCACGCCGCTGCGCAGCTTTCTCGGCACGCTGACCATCGCCGAGGGCGGCATCTGGGGCAGCCTGACCGGCGTTTCGGTGAACGTGGTGGCGATCTTCGTCATCTTCGGCGCGGTGCTCAACGCGGGCGAGGCGGGGCAGGGGTTCATGAACCTCGCCTCCGCGGCGGCGGGCCGGCTGCGCGGCGGCGCGGCCAAGGTCTCGGTCCTCTCCTCGGCGCTCTTCGGCTCGATCTCCGGCTCGGCCTCGGCCAACGTCGCCTCCACCGGCGCGATCACCCTGCCCGCGATGACCCGGCTGGGCTACCCCAAGCGGCTCGCCGCGGCGGTCGAGGCGGTGGCCTCCTCGGGCGGCCAGATCATGCCGCCGCTGATGGGGGCAGGGGCCTTCGTGATGGTCGAGCTCACCGGCGTGCCCTACACCCAGATCATGGCCGCGGCCCTGCTGCCCGCAATCCTCTACTTCGTCGCGGTGTGGATCGGGGTCGATGCCTACGCCAGCCGCTACGACCTCAAGGGCATCGACGCCTCCGAGGCGCCGGGCTGGCGCGAAGTGCTGGTCACCTCCGCCTTCTTCGCCATCCCCTTCGCCGTGCTCCTCGTCGGGCTCTTCGTGATCCGGGTCACGCCGCAATACGCGGCCAGCCTCGCGATCCTCGCGGCCTTTGCGCTGCTCTTTTTCAACGCCAGGGGCCTCGGCAGCTGGCGCGGCACGGCGGAGCGGATCGAGAGCGCCTTCGTCAACGCCGCGCGGCAGGTGTCGATGATCGCGGCGATCATCATCTGCGCCTCGATCATCATCGGCGTGCTGGCCATCACCGGGCTCGGCGTCAAGATCACCTCGCTGATCCTGTCGGGCGCAGGCGGCATGCTCTGGCCCGCCCTGCTGCTGACGGCGCTGGCCTGCCTCGTGCTGGGCATGGAAGTGCCCACCACGGCGGCCTACGTCATTTGCGTGTCGGTCGCCGGCCCCGCCCTGCGCGAGCTCGGGCTCGACCTGCTGCAGGCCCATCTCTTCGTGTTCTGGTTCGCGCTGCTCTCGACCATCACGCCCCCCGTCTGCGGCGCGGTCTTCATCGCGGCGGGGATGATCGGGGAGAACTGGCTCAAGGTCGCTGTCACCGCAATGACCCTGGGCTTCGGGCTCTACATCATTCCGCTGGCGATGATCGCCAACCCCGCGCTCATCGGGCTCACCGCCACGCCGTTCCTGGCCATCGTCACCGCCCTGCAGATCGCGCTGGCCCTGGGGCTGATGTCGCTCGGCCTGATCCGCAGGCGGCTCGGGCCGTGGCGGCTGGTGCTGATCGCTGTCGGCCTGCTCGTCGTCTTCGCGCGGCCGCTTCTGGGCCTCTGA
- a CDS encoding TAXI family TRAP transporter solute-binding subunit codes for MQLKTLAAVAATLIAAAPLAQAQERITYKSAKSGSSYYQMGVEIAEAVKAGTDGGMIVTIEESQGSVQNVMEVRARGGDFVFTTPPALVGAAQAGAGAFEGKGDPAFDEIRALFPIPSLTMHFVMSEASGVTDLAGMEGKTVLLGKGSFGATEGEKYLELFGLTGKVNLADAELSNANDALKNGQIDGFVTAGSWPAPNVIEAAASTGVTVLSLSYEQIAQTGRTRLVIPAGTYAGQDADIVTTSLPVAAFTTTKMSDEVAYQLTRTFWEERDRMAEIAPWWAGVDPTLMEAVEVKFHPGALRYYEEAGIALSDAQK; via the coding sequence ATGCAACTCAAGACCCTCGCGGCCGTCGCCGCGACACTGATCGCGGCTGCGCCACTGGCGCAGGCCCAGGAGCGTATCACCTACAAGTCGGCCAAGTCCGGCTCGTCCTACTACCAGATGGGCGTCGAGATCGCCGAGGCCGTGAAGGCCGGCACCGATGGCGGCATGATCGTCACCATCGAGGAGAGCCAGGGCTCGGTGCAGAACGTGATGGAAGTCCGCGCCCGCGGCGGCGACTTTGTCTTCACCACCCCGCCGGCGCTCGTGGGCGCGGCCCAGGCGGGCGCTGGTGCCTTCGAAGGCAAGGGCGACCCGGCCTTCGACGAGATCCGCGCGCTCTTTCCGATCCCCTCGCTGACCATGCACTTCGTGATGTCCGAGGCGAGCGGCGTGACCGATCTCGCCGGCATGGAGGGCAAGACGGTGCTTCTGGGCAAGGGCTCTTTCGGGGCAACGGAAGGCGAGAAGTATCTCGAGCTCTTCGGACTGACCGGCAAGGTCAACCTCGCCGATGCCGAGCTGTCGAACGCCAATGACGCGCTGAAGAACGGGCAGATCGACGGCTTCGTCACCGCAGGCTCCTGGCCCGCGCCCAACGTGATCGAGGCCGCCGCCAGCACCGGCGTCACCGTGCTGTCGCTGAGCTACGAGCAGATCGCCCAGACCGGCCGCACCCGGCTGGTGATTCCGGCCGGCACCTATGCCGGGCAGGACGCCGACATCGTCACCACCTCCCTGCCGGTCGCCGCCTTCACCACCACCAAGATGAGCGACGAGGTGGCCTACCAGCTCACCAGGACCTTCTGGGAAGAGCGCGACCGCATGGCCGAGATCGCGCCCTGGTGGGCCGGTGTCGACCCCACGCTGATGGAGGCCGTCGAGGTCAAGTTCCATCCCGGCGCGCTGCGCTACTACGAAGAAGCCGGCATCGCCCTGAGCGACGCTCAAAAGTGA
- a CDS encoding GntR family transcriptional regulator — protein sequence MTEIRKSAAGSTVVHQLAAQIRRDIALGILEPNSRLNIEGLKRERKVSHPSIREALALLAGEGYVQAEGNKGYRVLASSLEELRDTTRLRAELECLGFRWSMERSDADWRASVVACHHTLSEVEADMGSDPRAFAVEWDDRNRQFHFALIGNCGSPRLIDTVATLYDLTRRYRLMAYAQNTSSRPDWLVRSPREHGALKDFALKGDVAAGEAALRAHITKSFAEPDLAVLSFPGSSAKTTSAG from the coding sequence ATGACCGAGATCCGCAAGTCGGCCGCGGGCAGCACCGTGGTGCACCAGCTGGCCGCTCAGATCCGGCGCGACATTGCACTCGGCATCCTGGAGCCCAACAGCCGGCTCAACATCGAGGGTCTCAAGCGCGAGCGGAAGGTCTCCCACCCCTCGATCCGCGAGGCGCTGGCGCTGCTGGCGGGCGAGGGCTACGTGCAGGCCGAGGGCAACAAGGGCTACCGGGTGCTCGCCTCCTCCCTCGAGGAGCTGCGCGACACGACCCGTCTGCGCGCCGAGCTCGAATGTCTCGGCTTCCGCTGGTCGATGGAGCGCAGCGATGCCGACTGGCGCGCCTCCGTGGTGGCCTGCCACCACACCCTGAGCGAGGTCGAAGCCGACATGGGCAGCGACCCGCGCGCCTTCGCCGTCGAGTGGGACGACCGCAACCGGCAGTTCCACTTCGCGCTGATCGGCAATTGCGGCTCGCCCCGGTTGATCGACACCGTGGCCACGCTCTACGATCTGACCCGGCGCTACAGGCTGATGGCCTATGCGCAGAACACCTCGTCCCGGCCCGACTGGCTGGTGCGCAGCCCGCGCGAGCATGGGGCCCTGAAGGATTTCGCGCTGAAGGGCGACGTGGCCGCCGGCGAGGCCGCGCTGCGTGCGCATATCACCAAGAGTTTCGCCGAACCCGATCTCGCGGTGCTGTCGTTTCCTGGCAGCAGTGCAAAAACCACGTCGGCCGGGTAG
- a CDS encoding SDR family NAD(P)-dependent oxidoreductase — protein sequence MTQPQDTPDGSLTLLVGGAGRIGRAIAERLIDKGRRVVVLDLHPAELDGVAFIETDIRSDASVAEALDLVARRHGSVDALICAAGYLSGGNVLELTEDDIARHFEVNLLGAVRVSQKVAAGMRETGGKILFISSIHGQIGVPNRAAYAMSKAALGAWSRAMAVELAPHRIRVNVLAPGAVDTGGMHDPAQRAFWQAETPSGRVAKVEEIARFAALLTSDEASFMTGQTIAVDGGASNLRPQGLSPSPGPVARLGA from the coding sequence ATGACCCAGCCGCAAGACACCCCGGACGGATCGCTCACACTGCTCGTGGGGGGCGCAGGCCGTATCGGGCGCGCGATTGCGGAGCGTCTCATCGACAAGGGGCGCCGTGTCGTCGTGCTCGACCTGCACCCCGCCGAGCTGGACGGGGTCGCGTTCATCGAAACCGACATTCGCAGCGACGCTTCCGTGGCCGAGGCCCTCGACCTCGTGGCGCGCCGCCATGGATCGGTCGATGCGCTGATCTGCGCTGCGGGCTACCTGTCGGGCGGCAACGTGCTGGAGCTGACCGAGGACGACATCGCCCGCCACTTCGAGGTCAACCTGCTGGGCGCGGTCCGGGTGTCGCAGAAGGTCGCCGCGGGCATGCGCGAGACCGGCGGCAAGATCCTCTTCATCTCGTCGATCCACGGCCAGATCGGCGTGCCCAACCGGGCGGCCTATGCGATGTCGAAGGCGGCGCTCGGGGCATGGTCGCGCGCGATGGCGGTGGAACTGGCACCGCACCGGATCCGGGTCAACGTCCTGGCGCCCGGCGCCGTCGATACCGGCGGCATGCACGACCCCGCGCAACGCGCCTTCTGGCAGGCCGAAACGCCCTCCGGCCGGGTTGCCAAGGTCGAGGAAATCGCCCGCTTCGCCGCACTGCTCACCTCCGACGAGGCGAGCTTCATGACCGGCCAGACCATCGCGGTGGACGGCGGGGCCAGCAACCTGCGTCCGCAGGGCCTGTCGCCTTCGCCCGGCCCGGTGGCGAGGCTCGGTGCATGA
- a CDS encoding Gfo/Idh/MocA family protein yields the protein MTTSPRVLIAGTGFAGEGHAQAFRAAGAEVVGIVGRTPHVVEEVAGRLGIAHGGTDWAEALRLCKPDIVSIGTPGGAHFEPIRQAIEAGCHVFCDKPMTESGQTAVALRDLAAAKGVKTAYAASYRYTPSVQHARALVEAGAIGEPTEIECISHFNLERNIPFGWSHRRADGGGRLNNNFTHTLSIACAVVGERILSVMGEVRDDLGRAPIVEGVHNFATRRDFIPRDLDDPALQWGESDVEWSYTVLARLESPLARQPVSVLFKHGGLVPRFHEDHIVFYGTGGAIYIKGHYGSRELYLRGANGDWQEQALPEEIAARLPQVEGETELCWHILARDFVDDIRGEAVSPYPTFRDGAEYQQIIDVIRANAGWTDVASLS from the coding sequence ATGACCACATCTCCAAGAGTCCTCATCGCCGGCACCGGCTTTGCCGGTGAAGGCCATGCGCAAGCCTTTCGCGCCGCCGGTGCCGAGGTTGTCGGCATCGTCGGGCGCACGCCCCATGTGGTGGAGGAGGTCGCGGGACGGCTCGGCATTGCCCATGGCGGCACCGACTGGGCCGAGGCGCTCAGGCTCTGCAAACCCGACATCGTCTCGATCGGCACGCCCGGCGGCGCGCATTTCGAGCCGATCCGGCAGGCGATCGAGGCCGGGTGCCACGTGTTCTGCGACAAGCCGATGACCGAGAGCGGGCAGACGGCGGTGGCCCTGCGCGACCTGGCGGCGGCGAAAGGCGTGAAGACGGCCTATGCCGCCAGCTACCGCTACACGCCGAGCGTTCAGCACGCCAGGGCGCTGGTGGAGGCGGGTGCCATCGGCGAGCCCACCGAGATCGAATGCATCTCGCATTTCAACCTCGAGCGGAACATCCCCTTCGGCTGGTCGCACCGCCGGGCCGATGGCGGCGGGCGGCTGAACAACAACTTCACCCACACGCTCTCCATCGCCTGCGCAGTGGTGGGCGAAAGGATCCTCTCGGTCATGGGCGAGGTGCGCGACGACCTGGGCCGCGCGCCCATCGTGGAGGGGGTGCACAACTTTGCCACGCGGCGCGACTTCATCCCGCGCGATCTCGACGACCCGGCGCTGCAATGGGGCGAGAGCGACGTGGAGTGGAGCTACACGGTGCTGGCGCGGCTGGAGAGCCCCCTGGCCCGGCAGCCGGTTTCGGTGCTGTTCAAGCATGGCGGGCTGGTGCCGCGCTTTCACGAGGATCACATCGTGTTTTACGGCACCGGGGGGGCGATCTACATCAAGGGGCACTACGGCAGCCGGGAGCTTTACCTGCGCGGCGCGAATGGCGACTGGCAGGAGCAGGCGCTGCCCGAGGAGATCGCGGCGCGCCTGCCGCAGGTGGAGGGCGAAACCGAGCTCTGCTGGCACATCCTGGCGCGGGATTTCGTGGACGATATCCGGGGCGAGGCGGTGTCGCCCTACCCCACCTTCCGCGACGGCGCGGAATACCAGCAGATCATCGACGTGATCCGCGCAAACGCGGGCTGGACGGACGTGGCCAGCCTGAGCTGA
- the manD gene encoding D-mannonate dehydratase ManD: MKITDAQVFVGGPGKNYVTLKIMTDQGIYGLGDASLNNRETLPAAYLRDYLVPNLIGMDPRNSEDIWQFFYRGAYFRRGPIAMAAFGAIDMALWDIKGKLANLPLYQLFGGKSREGAMCYAHATGSDLEDLMDSISHYVEQGYKAVRVQCGIPGMPTASYAVPEAPGEGKHYITDFSGIRPKVETWDTGKYMRYMPGALMEIRDRFGPDLHLLHDVHHRLTPREAAEFAKAVEPAGLFWLEDPTPAEDQAALRLLRQHSTVPVAIGEVFNSVFECNRLIEEELIDFIRVAVTYAGGITHVKRIVDLAGLHHVRTGFHGAPSHSPLCMAAQAHLNAWAPNFGIQEYLVLGTEECDALFPSEHRLENGMVHVSDAPGLGVDFDEGEAARYEYKPGSHPVVRLEDGTMWNY; this comes from the coding sequence GTGAAAATCACCGATGCACAGGTCTTCGTGGGCGGGCCGGGCAAGAACTACGTGACGCTCAAGATCATGACCGACCAGGGGATCTACGGGCTGGGCGATGCCTCGCTGAACAACCGAGAGACCCTGCCCGCGGCCTACCTGCGCGACTATCTCGTGCCCAACCTCATCGGGATGGACCCGCGCAACTCCGAGGATATCTGGCAGTTCTTCTATCGCGGCGCCTATTTCCGGCGCGGCCCCATCGCCATGGCAGCCTTCGGCGCGATCGACATGGCGCTGTGGGACATCAAGGGCAAGCTGGCGAACCTGCCGCTCTACCAGCTCTTCGGCGGCAAGAGCCGGGAGGGGGCGATGTGCTATGCCCATGCCACCGGCTCCGACCTCGAAGACCTGATGGACAGCATCAGCCACTACGTCGAACAGGGCTACAAGGCGGTGCGGGTGCAATGCGGCATCCCCGGCATGCCGACGGCGAGCTACGCGGTGCCCGAGGCGCCGGGCGAGGGCAAGCATTACATCACCGATTTCTCCGGCATCCGCCCCAAGGTGGAGACATGGGACACCGGCAAGTACATGCGCTACATGCCCGGCGCGCTGATGGAGATCCGCGACCGCTTCGGCCCCGACCTGCACCTGCTGCATGACGTCCACCACCGGCTCACCCCGCGCGAGGCGGCGGAATTCGCCAAGGCGGTGGAGCCTGCGGGGCTGTTCTGGCTCGAAGACCCGACGCCGGCCGAGGACCAGGCCGCGCTGCGGCTGCTGCGCCAGCATTCCACCGTGCCGGTGGCGATCGGCGAGGTGTTCAACTCGGTCTTCGAGTGCAACAGGCTGATCGAGGAAGAGCTGATCGACTTCATCCGCGTGGCCGTCACCTATGCCGGCGGGATCACCCATGTGAAGCGAATCGTCGACCTCGCCGGGCTGCACCACGTGCGCACCGGCTTTCACGGCGCGCCCAGCCACTCGCCGCTCTGCATGGCCGCGCAGGCGCATCTCAACGCCTGGGCGCCGAACTTCGGCATCCAGGAATACCTCGTGCTGGGCACGGAGGAATGCGACGCGCTGTTCCCCTCGGAGCACCGGTTGGAGAACGGCATGGTCCACGTGTCGGACGCGCCGGGCCTTGGGGTGGACTTTGACGAGGGGGAAGCCGCGCGCTACGAGTACAAGCCCGGCAGTCACCCGGTCGTGCGGCTGGAGGACGGCACGATGTGGAACTACTGA
- a CDS encoding GNAT family N-acetyltransferase has protein sequence MELLSPIALRPARPEDAPALALIHRGARTEAMPWLPVLHGVEGLQGYLRDRVIPTQEVWVACDGETAVGFIAIKGDWIDHLYIAPSHWHQGIGTALLAKARAASPFLRLWTFQGNAMARAFYARHGFEEVELTNGAGNEEQTPDVRMEWRALSG, from the coding sequence GTGGAACTACTGAGCCCGATCGCCCTGCGCCCTGCAAGGCCGGAGGATGCCCCCGCGCTGGCCCTCATCCATCGCGGCGCCCGCACGGAGGCCATGCCCTGGCTGCCGGTGCTGCATGGGGTCGAGGGCCTGCAGGGTTACCTGCGCGACCGGGTGATCCCGACGCAGGAGGTCTGGGTGGCCTGTGACGGCGAGACGGCGGTGGGCTTCATCGCCATCAAGGGCGACTGGATCGACCACCTCTACATCGCGCCCTCGCACTGGCATCAGGGGATCGGCACGGCGCTCTTGGCGAAGGCCAGGGCAGCGTCGCCCTTCCTCCGGCTTTGGACCTTTCAAGGCAACGCCATGGCGCGCGCCTTCTACGCCCGCCACGGCTTCGAGGAGGTCGAGCTGACGAATGGGGCTGGCAACGAAGAGCAGACGCCGGATGTGCGGATGGAGTGGCGGGCGCTGTCAGGCTAG
- a CDS encoding alpha-hydroxy acid oxidase — translation MIGRGRALARIYALEDFEPLARRHLPRPIFGYVSGAAETNASLADNRAAFSEIGLLPRVGVDVSPRSLATRVMGLGFAMPFGIAPMGVSALTAYRGDLVLARAARAACIPMIVSAASLIPLEEITAEAPDVWYQAYFPQHLSDIAALLERVARAGVETLVVTLDSAVVPSRENNLRSGYRTPLRPNLALLWQGMSHPRWALGTFLRTYLQNGPPHFENATATRGAPLLSRQAVRDFSGREFLSWELLAEVRKLWTGRMVLKGILHPDDVARARALGAEGVILSNHGGRQLDGAVAPLRVLGAALERAGDMAVMIDGGILRGTDILKAMALGAAFTFIGRPMNYAAAVAGEAGVAHAIALMRVQLRADLGMLGVLGLEDLGPSLLHTGGFRAVP, via the coding sequence ATGATCGGCCGGGGCAGGGCGCTTGCCCGCATCTACGCACTGGAAGACTTCGAGCCGCTGGCCCGCCGCCACCTGCCGAGGCCGATCTTCGGCTATGTCTCCGGCGCGGCCGAGACCAACGCTTCCCTGGCCGACAATCGCGCGGCCTTTTCCGAGATCGGCCTGCTGCCCCGCGTCGGCGTCGATGTCTCCCCCCGCAGCCTCGCCACGCGGGTCATGGGGCTGGGCTTCGCCATGCCCTTCGGCATCGCCCCCATGGGGGTTTCGGCCCTCACCGCCTACCGGGGCGACCTCGTGCTCGCCCGCGCCGCCCGCGCGGCCTGCATCCCGATGATCGTCAGCGCCGCCTCGCTGATCCCGCTCGAGGAGATCACGGCCGAGGCTCCCGACGTGTGGTACCAGGCCTATTTTCCGCAGCACCTCTCCGATATCGCGGCGCTGCTGGAGCGGGTCGCCCGCGCCGGGGTCGAAACCCTCGTCGTCACCCTCGACAGCGCCGTGGTGCCCAGCCGCGAGAACAACCTGCGGTCGGGCTACCGCACGCCGCTGCGCCCCAACCTCGCGCTGCTCTGGCAGGGCATGAGCCACCCGCGCTGGGCGCTCGGCACCTTCCTGCGGACCTACCTGCAAAACGGGCCGCCCCATTTCGAGAACGCCACCGCCACCCGCGGCGCGCCACTGCTCTCCCGGCAGGCGGTGCGGGATTTCTCGGGGCGGGAGTTCCTGAGCTGGGAGCTGTTGGCAGAGGTCCGCAAGCTCTGGACGGGTCGCATGGTGCTCAAGGGCATCCTCCACCCCGATGACGTGGCCCGCGCCAGGGCGCTGGGGGCCGAGGGGGTGATCCTCTCCAACCACGGCGGCCGCCAGCTCGATGGCGCCGTGGCCCCGCTGCGGGTGCTGGGCGCGGCCCTGGAGCGGGCGGGCGACATGGCGGTGATGATCGACGGCGGCATCCTGCGCGGCACCGATATCCTCAAGGCCATGGCGCTCGGCGCGGCCTTCACCTTCATCGGCCGCCCGATGAACTACGCCGCCGCCGTGGCGGGCGAGGCCGGAGTGGCCCATGCCATCGCGCTGATGCGGGTGCAGCTGCGGGCCGACCTCGGGATGCTGGGGGTGCTGGGGCTGGAGGATCTTGGCCCTTCGCTGCTCCATACGGGCGGTTTCAGGGCGGTCCCCTAG
- a CDS encoding ribonuclease activity regulator RraA, producing the protein MANPAPAETIALDPGTLEKLRQASTATVATLLYKRGYMNAYIQGAMPLAPGKPTMVGPAFTLRYIPARPDTDPIEAFRERDHPQRLAVEQCPEGAVLVMDCRGDASAASAGSILLTRLEMRGCAGVVTDGGVRDAEGAAALAMPVYAGKPSAPTNLTKHHAVDIGLPIACGEVAVYPGDILLGDGDGVMVIPRHLADEVAAEALPMEEFESFVLEQVRAGHPIIGLYPPTDPEVQERYKTWQATRAG; encoded by the coding sequence ATGGCCAACCCCGCGCCAGCCGAAACCATCGCCCTCGACCCCGGCACGCTCGAGAAGCTGCGCCAGGCCAGCACCGCCACGGTGGCGACGCTGCTCTACAAGCGCGGCTACATGAACGCCTATATCCAGGGCGCGATGCCGCTGGCGCCCGGCAAGCCCACCATGGTCGGCCCGGCCTTCACCCTGCGCTACATCCCCGCCCGGCCCGACACCGACCCGATCGAGGCCTTCCGCGAGCGCGACCACCCGCAGCGCCTGGCCGTCGAGCAATGCCCCGAGGGCGCGGTGCTGGTGATGGACTGCCGCGGCGATGCCTCCGCGGCCTCCGCCGGCTCGATCCTGCTCACCCGACTCGAGATGCGCGGCTGCGCCGGTGTCGTCACCGATGGCGGCGTGCGCGATGCCGAAGGGGCCGCCGCGCTGGCCATGCCGGTCTACGCCGGCAAGCCCTCGGCCCCCACCAACCTGACCAAGCACCACGCGGTCGACATCGGCCTGCCCATCGCCTGCGGCGAGGTCGCGGTCTATCCCGGCGACATCCTGCTGGGCGATGGCGACGGGGTGATGGTGATCCCGCGCCACCTGGCCGACGAGGTCGCGGCAGAGGCCCTGCCGATGGAGGAGTTCGAGAGCTTCGTGCTGGAGCAGGTCCGCGCAGGCCATCCGATCATCGGCCTCTACCCGCCCACCGACCCGGAGGTGCAGGAGCGCTACAAGACGTGGCAGGCGACGCGCGCCGGATGA